TGGGGGAAAAGAGCGTGGCCATGCTGCACGTGGCGGATCTTTTAAAGACCACCGGCTACATCCGGGGCGGGTGCAGCCCGGTGGGCATGAAAAAGCGCTTTGTGACGGTGGTGGACACCTCGGCAGAAAACTGGCCCACCATTATGGTGAGCGCGGGGCGAATCGGCGCGCAGGTGGAGCTGCGGCCCGCCGACCTTTTGGCGGTGACGGGCGCAGCTTGGGGAGAGCTTGTGATGCAGTGAAATTTTGTACAGGAAGTATGACTAATCGCCTTTTCAATTGGTAATTGTGCCAAAAAACGAGGCAAAAATTGCCCCCGAGAAGCGATTGTTCTGAAAATCCGGAAAGGGATGGAAAACGGGTTGCATTTTGGCGGCCCACACCTTAAACTAAAGGCAGAGAGCTTGCCGGAACAGGCCGTGCCTGGGCTGGTGAGCCGTGTTGTTTTTCAAGGGGGTGCGAGCATGGGAAACAAAGCGCGTTGCTGCCTGGGCAAGGCTTTGGAGGCGGGGCACAGCCATGCCGCGCCCTGCCGCCGCCTGTGCAAGGGGCAGAGCAGCCGCAGGACAAACGCACGCTAAAGGCCGTGGTGCAAGCGCACCACGCCTTTTTCTTTTGCCCGGCCGCAGGGGCCGGGCGCAAGCTGAAAGATGGAGGCAGTAAAAGTATGGAACGCAAGAAAGTAGCGATCCTGATGGGCAGCGACAGCGACTGGCCCACCGTGAAGGGCGCCTGCGCCGAACTGAAACGCCTGGGCGTGCCCTTCGAGGCGCATATCCTCAGCGCCCACCGCACCCCGGCCCCGGCGGCC
This window of the Oscillospiraceae bacterium genome carries:
- a CDS encoding Cys-tRNA(Pro)/Cys-tRNA(Cys) deacylase; its protein translation is MAQPKTNAMRMLEKEKVAYTFHEYPHDDGAIDGLAVAGKLGQDPARVFKTLVTQGASRAFYVFVIPVAAELDLKKAARAVGEKSVAMLHVADLLKTTGYIRGGCSPVGMKKRFVTVVDTSAENWPTIMVSAGRIGAQVELRPADLLAVTGAAWGELVMQ